A window of the Phaseolus vulgaris cultivar G19833 chromosome 5, P. vulgaris v2.0, whole genome shotgun sequence genome harbors these coding sequences:
- the LOC137834353 gene encoding F-box protein At2g05970-like: MRSLLFEAIITKIAAKRMKRRYKKRHLTKKYYEDLSCIPSLLLETIRRRFNAKCSKKIHKRKSKLEKKYCADWSSLPREILEMIAEKLTFIDCLSISKVCMSWNSILGEELPSWQRHGFPCLLVSGQQNKETRTCISILENRVWELELADACGKYCWGSFRGWLIMVKNLDNFYLEVNLLNPFSGSQISLPSVWNFYHKMVPSGLPSENNFVCMLLHSQRRELAFWVTGANSWRKHSDFLSGEPFEDAVFCNGSFYLLADGFNIWQIDVQSIYSSINKGNDDFGTLPKIETQFLEVKRPEIFELQERRMLQNRHTNKILRYLVESCGELLLVCRYFSPDQDAVLETQKFEVYALDFCQLSWKKVEDLGDQMLFLGKCCSTSFSAKELGVGIQNSIYFCNDPTIPWWNEWDSDHLKGILSRLGFNRTDVNNWGIFTLGNEDSEPFCFHGDIDRWAYTWFTVPSWWCYRNIPPIRSN; encoded by the coding sequence ATGCGCTCGTTACTGTTCGAAGCTATCATCACAAAAATTGCTGCCAAAAGGATGAAAAGAAGATATAAAAAAAGACACCTGACAAAGAAATACTATGAAGATTTGTCATGTATCCCTTCATTGTTGTTGGAAACTATCAGGAGAAGATTTAATGCCAAATGcagtaaaaaaatacataaaagaaaaagtaaactGGAAAAGAAATACTGTGCAGATTGGTCTAGTCTCCCTCGTGAAATACTTGAGATGATTGCTGAAAAATTGACCTTTATTGATTGCTTATCGATCAGCAAAGTTTGTATGAGTTGGAATTCTATTCTCGGAGAAGAACTTCCTAGTTGGCAAAGGCATGGATTTCCTTGTCTCTTGGTGTCAGGTCAGCAGAACAAAGAGACTAGAACTTGTATCAGTATATTGGAGAATCGTGTTTGGGAGTTGGAGTTAGCGGATGCATGTGGAAAGTATTGTTGGGGATCATTTCGTGGTTGGTTGATTATGGTAAAAAATCTAGACAATTTCTATCTTGAAGTTAACTTGTTGAATCCGTTTTCAGGAAGCCAAATTAGTCTCCCTTCAGTATGGAACTTTTATCACAAGATGGTGCCCTCTGGGCTTCCCTCTGAGAATAACTTTGTTTGCATGCTTCTACACAGCCAACGCCGTGAGTTGGCCTTTTGGGTAACAGGAGCAAACTCATGGCGTAAACACAGTGATTTTCTATCTGGTGAGCCATTTGAGGATGCTGTATTTTGTAATGGAAGTTTTTATCTCCTGGCGGATGGATTTAATATATGGCAAATTGATGTTCAAAGTATCTACTCCAGCATTAACAAAGGTAATGATGATTTTGGAACACTTCCCAAGATAGAAACACAGTTTCTTGAAGTAAAAAGGCCTGAGATATTTGAGTTACAAGAAAGGAGAATGTTGCAGAATCGTCAtaccaataaaattttaagatatCTTGTGGAGTCCTGTGGGGAGCTTTTGCTTGTTTGTAGATATTTTAGTCCAGACCAAGATGCGGTGCTTGAGACCCAAAAATTTGAGGTATATGCATTGGACTTTTGTCAGTTATCATGGAAGAAGGTTGAGGATTTGGGGGATCAAATGTTATTTTTGGGGAAATGTTGCTCAACATCCTTCTCTGCGAAGGAACTTGGAGTTGGAATTCAAAACAGCATTTACTTCTGCAATGATCCAACTATTCCTTGGTGGAATGAATGGGATTCTGATCATTTAAAAGGTATATTGAGCCGTTTAGGTTTCAACAGGACCGATGTAAACAACTGGGGCATTTTCACTCTTGGCAATGAGGACAGTGAGCCGTTTTGCTTCCATGGTGATATAGACAGATGGGCATACACCTGGTTCACCGTTCCTTCCTGGTGGTGCTATAGAAATATTCCTCCAATACGAAGCAATTAA